From a single Cherax quadricarinatus isolate ZL_2023a chromosome 9, ASM3850222v1, whole genome shotgun sequence genomic region:
- the LOC128686101 gene encoding uncharacterized protein: MVSQLFSGITQSLQGGSSPQFSPTLVPAAISSKNFFIDFSLQDQPLGRIVIKVLEGTGQLGSEFEALLTGRNGFGYKGSRVFACCQNEWILLGDLLYDAPRSLPPQRHYWDPLENDDGDEDEREGTHFVRDRKKSFDSEACPRILHNGYIGVAEEQDTGYRDLRGAVVAVAADFDLGTMTWILGPQMKICLNDSLIRSGRVLGQVTEGMQVAQQISQMSEHGNFEPSARINIRDCGLC; encoded by the exons ATGGTGTCTCAGTTGTTCTCTGGCATCACTCAAAGCCTACAAGGTGGCTCTTCGCCTCAGTTCTCCCCAACTCTCGTCCCAGCCGCCATTTCCAGCAAGAACTTTTTTATTGACTTCTCCTTGCAGGACCAACCATTGGGAAGGATTGTAATCAAG GTGCTGGAGGGAACAGGACAGCTAGGGTCAGAGTTCGAAGCCTTGCTGACGGGGAGGAATGGTTTCGGGTACAAGGGGTCACGGGTGTTTGCCTGTTGTCAGAACGAGTGGATTCTCCTGGGCGACCTCTTGTATGACGCCCCGCGGTCCCTCCCTCCCCAGCGACACTACTGGGACCCCTTAGAAAACGACGACGGCGACGAAGATGAGAGAGAAGGAACGCATTTTGTTCGCGACAGAAAGAAAAGCTTCGATAGCGAGGCTTGCCCCCGCATCCTTCACAACGGGTACATAGGAGTAGCCGAGGAACAG GACACGGGTTACAGGGACTTGCGGGGCGCCGTGGTAGCAGTGGCTGCTGACTTTGACCTGGGCACAATGACCTGGATTCTGGGTCCGCAGATGAAGATCTGCCTCAATGACAGTCTTATCAG GTCAGGTCGTGTGTTGGGTCAGGTCACTGAGGGCATGCAGGTGGCTCAACAAATCTCCCAAATGAGTGAACACGGAAACTTCGAGCCATCAGCCAGGATCAACATTAGAGACTGTGGCCTCTGCTAA